One stretch of Thermanaerosceptrum fracticalcis DNA includes these proteins:
- the mnmH gene encoding tRNA 2-selenouridine(34) synthase MnmH — translation MENLINIEEALGLDNVLFIDLRSPCEYEEAHIPGALNLPLMEDDERAMVGTIYKQESPEKAVDRGFAIIAPKLPRLTQQLKQLTKERTLVLYCWRGGMRSKSLCQVLHILGIKHYRLIGGYKAFRHYVNDFFAKPFEKEIVVLHGLTGVGKTEILQHLIDASLPAIDLEGLANNRGSVFGHIGMRRPPSQKQFEGMLFCTCRKLQGFPRIAVECESRRIGSIFIPLSFFQAMQKGRKVLIYDSLENRITRLINTYLDEKSTFNEEQLAAAINNLRKRLGSAKVEQLLALLKTKDYHDVVEALLLDYYDPLYKYPDQPSEAYELNLNAAYPEMVLEKLKEFLIR, via the coding sequence ATGGAAAACTTAATAAATATAGAGGAAGCGTTAGGTTTAGACAATGTCCTTTTTATCGACCTGCGTTCGCCTTGTGAATACGAGGAGGCCCATATACCGGGAGCTCTCAATTTACCACTGATGGAAGATGACGAGCGGGCCATGGTAGGTACCATCTATAAGCAAGAATCACCGGAAAAAGCTGTAGATAGGGGTTTTGCCATTATTGCTCCTAAGCTGCCCCGTTTAACCCAGCAACTGAAACAGTTGACAAAGGAGAGAACACTGGTTTTGTACTGCTGGCGAGGCGGTATGCGCAGCAAGTCTCTTTGCCAGGTACTCCATATCCTGGGTATCAAACATTATCGCCTGATCGGCGGTTATAAAGCCTTTCGTCATTATGTCAATGATTTCTTTGCCAAACCTTTCGAAAAAGAAATTGTGGTTTTACATGGCCTTACCGGAGTAGGTAAGACAGAAATCTTACAACATCTCATTGACGCCAGCCTTCCCGCTATTGACCTGGAAGGTTTGGCCAATAACCGAGGGTCTGTTTTCGGACATATCGGTATGAGAAGACCACCCAGCCAAAAACAATTTGAGGGTATGCTTTTTTGCACCTGCCGGAAACTACAAGGCTTTCCACGTATAGCTGTAGAATGCGAGAGCCGGCGCATAGGATCTATTTTCATACCCTTAAGTTTCTTTCAGGCTATGCAAAAGGGCCGTAAAGTTTTAATTTATGATTCCTTAGAAAATCGGATTACCCGTTTAATCAACACTTATCTTGACGAGAAAAGTACCTTTAACGAAGAGCAGTTAGCTGCGGCCATCAACAATTTAAGAAAAAGACTAGGGTCTGCTAAAGTTGAACAATTATTGGCTCTTTTAAAAACTAAGGATTATCACGATGTGGTAGAGGCCTTACTTCTGGATTATTATGATCCTCTGTACAAATATCCGGACCAACCTTCGGAAGCTTATGAGTTAAATCTTAATGCTGCTTACCCAGAAATGGTCCTGGAGAAACTTAAAGAGTTCCTTATAAGATGA